One Prolixibacteraceae bacterium DNA segment encodes these proteins:
- a CDS encoding TatD family hydrolase: MIIDSHSHIYSSEFKNEYKEIIERAKENGVDKIILPNIDSSSINAMLRLSDEYPETCIPLIGIHPTSVTEDYDQELEIIEFWLKKREFVGIGEIGLDYYWDKTFRDEQIIVLEQQLNWCLQYNLPAVLHVRDAFDDIYDIVAPFCEKGLKGVFHSFTGTVEQANKAIKMGFLIGVNGLVTFKNAGVDKVIAQLPIDKLLVETDAPYLAPVPYRGKRNESSYVTYVVEKISDLKEVSYDIVSETTTSNCKKLFNLGK, encoded by the coding sequence ATGATCATTGACTCTCATTCACATATATATTCAAGTGAATTTAAAAACGAATACAAAGAGATAATTGAACGTGCAAAAGAGAACGGAGTAGATAAAATTATCCTTCCTAACATTGATAGTTCTTCCATCAATGCAATGCTTCGTTTAAGCGATGAGTATCCTGAAACATGCATCCCCTTGATAGGAATACATCCAACATCTGTAACCGAAGATTATGACCAAGAACTTGAAATTATTGAATTTTGGCTTAAAAAAAGAGAATTTGTAGGTATCGGAGAGATTGGATTAGATTACTATTGGGATAAAACATTTCGTGATGAACAGATAATTGTTTTAGAACAACAACTTAATTGGTGTCTTCAATACAACCTACCTGCTGTTCTGCATGTTAGAGATGCGTTTGATGACATTTACGATATTGTTGCACCATTCTGCGAAAAAGGACTTAAAGGTGTTTTCCACTCATTTACAGGAACTGTTGAACAAGCAAACAAAGCAATCAAAATGGGATTTCTTATAGGGGTAAATGGATTGGTTACATTTAAAAATGCCGGTGTGGATAAGGTAATTGCACAACTTCCTATAGACAAACTTCTTGTGGAAACAGATGCACCATATTTAGCACCAGTACCATATAGAGGAAAAAGAAATGAATCATCTTACGTAACCTACGTTGTTGAAAAGATTAGTGACTTAAAAGAAGTGTCCTACGACATAGTTAGCGAAACAACGACCTCGAACTGCAAAAAGTTATTTAACTTAGGGAAATAG
- a CDS encoding methyltransferase: MGRNNFFQFKQFKIVHELSGMKVGTDGVLLGAWASHPNPKNILDIGAGSGLMTLMMAQRYDTKITGVEIDQIASKEANKNLLSTSWSDRVEILNYPIQQYRSEKYFDLIVSNPPFFNNGPKSPSSSRKNARHTDTLSFTDLLSFVSSNLNNEGVFCLILPFEQLQAITEEAKKQGLYIQKICYVRPKKDGDIKRILVSFGFDNTREIIETYMYIEKTRHVYSEEYKKLTKDFYLNM, from the coding sequence ATGGGAAGAAATAACTTTTTTCAATTTAAACAATTTAAGATAGTTCATGAACTCTCGGGGATGAAAGTAGGAACTGATGGTGTGTTATTAGGCGCATGGGCATCACATCCCAACCCTAAAAACATATTAGACATTGGTGCTGGTTCAGGACTTATGACTCTAATGATGGCACAAAGATATGATACAAAAATCACTGGTGTTGAAATTGATCAAATTGCAAGTAAAGAAGCAAACAAGAATCTTCTGAGCACTTCATGGAGTGATCGTGTTGAGATACTAAACTATCCTATTCAACAATATAGATCAGAGAAATATTTTGACTTGATTGTATCGAATCCACCATTCTTCAACAATGGTCCAAAATCGCCAAGTAGTTCAAGAAAGAATGCTAGGCACACAGACACCTTATCATTTACAGATTTGCTCTCATTTGTTTCTAGCAACCTAAATAATGAAGGAGTGTTTTGTTTGATACTTCCATTTGAACAATTACAAGCGATCACAGAAGAGGCAAAGAAACAAGGTCTATATATTCAAAAGATCTGTTATGTCCGTCCCAAAAAAGATGGCGATATCAAACGAATACTAGTAAGCTTTGGATTTGATAATACTAGAGAGATAATAGAAACATATATGTATATCGAAAAAACTCGACACGTATACAGTGAAGAGTATAAAAAACTAACTAAGGACTTTTATCTAAATATGTAA
- a CDS encoding TIGR02757 family protein encodes MEKEEIKELLELKYHQFNAPEFIETDPIQIPHLFTKKEDIEISGYIAATLAWGKRNSIILNSTKIIERMDYAPYDFIKEYRPQDLNRFKDVKHRTFQYEDICFFMKSFHHIYQNCGGMELLFKEGLKNGGRMKDAIFHFRKQFLRDKEGYRTQKHIANPIKGSAAKRINMFLRWMVRQDGFGVDFGIWNIDPKELFIPLDVHVGNVSRKLNLLERKANDWKAVEELTNKLKELDPSDPVKYDYALFGMGIFEKF; translated from the coding sequence ATGGAAAAAGAAGAAATAAAGGAGTTGCTTGAATTAAAATACCATCAATTTAATGCTCCAGAATTTATTGAGACAGATCCGATACAGATACCTCATCTGTTTACAAAAAAAGAAGATATTGAAATAAGTGGATATATTGCTGCCACTTTAGCTTGGGGGAAACGTAATAGTATTATATTAAATAGCACCAAGATCATTGAGCGTATGGATTATGCTCCATATGACTTTATTAAAGAGTATCGACCTCAAGATCTAAACAGATTCAAAGATGTAAAACATCGAACTTTTCAATATGAGGATATCTGTTTTTTTATGAAATCGTTTCATCATATATACCAAAATTGTGGAGGGATGGAATTGCTATTTAAAGAGGGATTAAAAAATGGAGGTAGAATGAAAGACGCAATATTTCACTTCCGAAAGCAATTTCTTCGAGATAAAGAGGGATACAGAACCCAAAAACATATAGCAAATCCAATAAAAGGCTCTGCAGCCAAACGAATTAATATGTTTCTACGCTGGATGGTAAGACAAGATGGTTTTGGCGTTGATTTTGGCATTTGGAATATAGATCCTAAAGAACTCTTTATCCCACTAGACGTTCATGTTGGGAATGTAAGTAGAAAACTAAACCTACTTGAACGTAAAGCAAATGATTGGAAAGCAGTAGAAGAACTTACAAATAAACTAAAAGAACTAGATCCAAGTGATCCAGTAAAGTATGATTATGCACTATTTGGAATGGGCATTTTTGAAAAATTTTGA
- a CDS encoding DUF4105 domain-containing protein, translating into MRQLFICTIALFFSICSSLKANNGTSRNFYLITCEPGDEIYSLFGHSALRYQDESNRIDVVFNYGLFDFNAPNFVWNFVLGKTDYLLGYTNYNTFINSYKREGREVYQDTLNLTNSEKVVLFNSIRDNLKPQNRLYRYNYLRNNCSTKLEDQITTACNGAITWEKRGQSSLSFRALLDQYMDYNSWDAIGIYIALGAKCDQVATWNETMFLPEYLQAGIKNSQKKNQEKITKGETKVLLKSNKLDNNKGWQAINNIYVLLFIVLLITIYRKRKKAIFNFVSRVLWLVNAIASVILLFLGIVSVHPLTGYNMNLLVFSPLAFIPLITSWKKNSKHKITRYGLILYGVSVMVLLITTAIFSLQKIHIAVYCTALIYTVIGIAQYNDLKKTT; encoded by the coding sequence ATGAGACAGCTGTTCATTTGTACTATCGCTCTATTTTTTTCGATATGCTCATCCCTAAAAGCAAACAATGGAACATCAAGGAATTTCTATCTTATTACATGTGAGCCAGGAGACGAAATATACTCTCTTTTTGGTCACTCTGCCTTACGTTATCAGGATGAATCAAATAGAATAGATGTGGTATTTAATTACGGTCTTTTTGACTTTAATGCACCGAACTTTGTATGGAATTTTGTACTAGGAAAGACGGATTATCTACTAGGTTACACAAACTACAATACCTTTATCAATAGTTATAAGAGAGAAGGAAGAGAGGTCTATCAAGACACTCTAAACCTTACTAACAGTGAGAAAGTTGTGTTATTCAATAGTATACGAGATAACTTAAAACCTCAAAACAGATTATATCGTTACAATTATCTTAGAAACAACTGCTCTACTAAATTAGAAGACCAGATAACAACGGCTTGCAATGGAGCTATTACGTGGGAAAAAAGAGGTCAATCAAGTCTTTCATTTCGAGCATTGTTAGATCAATATATGGACTATAATTCATGGGATGCTATAGGTATATATATTGCACTAGGTGCAAAATGTGATCAAGTAGCAACATGGAATGAGACAATGTTTTTACCCGAATATCTTCAAGCTGGTATCAAAAATTCGCAAAAAAAGAATCAAGAGAAGATTACCAAAGGAGAAACGAAAGTGCTTCTAAAGAGTAATAAGTTGGATAATAATAAGGGGTGGCAAGCAATAAATAATATTTATGTACTCTTATTCATCGTGTTACTCATAACAATATATCGTAAAAGAAAGAAAGCAATTTTTAATTTTGTTTCAAGAGTACTTTGGTTGGTAAATGCAATAGCCAGTGTGATTCTGCTATTTTTAGGAATCGTTTCAGTGCACCCACTAACAGGATATAACATGAATTTATTGGTTTTCTCACCATTGGCATTTATCCCACTAATAACAAGTTGGAAAAAGAACAGCAAACATAAAATAACGCGTTATGGCCTGATTTTATATGGGGTATCTGTAATGGTACTACTCATTACTACAGCGATATTTTCACTTCAAAAGATACATATAGCAGTATACTGTACGGCATTAATCTATACTGTCATTGGAATAGCACAGTACAATGATCTTAAAAAAACTACTTAA